In Amycolatopsis methanolica 239, a single genomic region encodes these proteins:
- a CDS encoding LCP family protein, whose product MTDELEPVGDHTKVRRKIDNTLARFAAAHEELAAEEAKRQERRERFIARPVALIEQTRTRLQRVVAPVKSEGNDEKAGPQTRLQEKKQRRSDRSIRITRIACAVLAGLIFLATGALWGTKTWFNSKFTEIAALDENSSDIQNAAGQTGDENFLIVGSDTRAGATAEENVGDADTIGGARSDTIMLAHVPADRKRAVIVSFPRDLEISRPACERYDAAAGTYTSEIVSAATKVKLNTAYAVGGPKCLTKWVQQQTGLRVNHFVGIDFGGFKEMVDAVHGVTVHVDSPIRDTTLGMVIAETGDVTISGDQALSFVRARHVVGDPTSDYGRIKRQQQFLTALLQKAMSQGVITDPTQLTNFVTAFARATFGDNIGVDQMLTLAQSMKGLDTSKLKFLTVPTVGEPNTRGNEVLLETRSKELFQALIDNTPLPGTPEYEAAKAAASATQTPPSSSSKSSGSTSSDS is encoded by the coding sequence ATGACCGACGAGCTGGAGCCCGTCGGCGACCACACCAAGGTCCGTCGCAAGATCGACAACACCCTCGCCCGCTTCGCGGCCGCCCACGAGGAGCTCGCCGCCGAGGAGGCCAAGCGCCAGGAGCGCCGCGAGCGCTTCATCGCGCGCCCGGTCGCGCTCATCGAGCAGACCCGCACCCGGCTGCAGCGCGTCGTCGCGCCGGTGAAATCCGAGGGGAACGACGAGAAGGCGGGCCCGCAGACCCGGCTGCAGGAAAAGAAACAACGCCGCAGCGACCGCTCGATCCGCATCACCCGCATCGCGTGCGCGGTGCTCGCCGGGCTGATCTTCCTCGCCACAGGCGCGCTGTGGGGCACCAAGACCTGGTTCAACAGCAAGTTCACCGAGATCGCCGCACTGGACGAGAACTCGTCGGACATCCAGAACGCGGCCGGCCAGACCGGTGACGAGAACTTCCTCATCGTCGGCTCCGACACCCGCGCCGGCGCCACCGCCGAGGAGAACGTCGGTGACGCTGACACCATCGGCGGCGCCCGCTCGGACACCATCATGCTGGCGCACGTCCCGGCCGACCGGAAGCGCGCGGTGATCGTGTCCTTCCCCCGTGACCTGGAGATCTCCCGGCCCGCCTGCGAGCGCTACGACGCCGCCGCGGGCACCTACACCAGCGAGATCGTCTCCGCGGCCACCAAGGTCAAGCTGAACACCGCGTACGCGGTCGGCGGGCCCAAGTGCCTCACCAAATGGGTTCAGCAACAAACCGGGCTGCGCGTTAACCACTTCGTCGGCATCGACTTCGGCGGGTTCAAGGAGATGGTCGACGCGGTGCACGGCGTGACCGTGCACGTCGACAGCCCGATCCGGGACACCACCCTGGGGATGGTGATCGCCGAGACCGGCGACGTGACGATCTCCGGCGACCAGGCGCTCAGCTTCGTCCGCGCCCGCCACGTGGTCGGCGACCCGACCTCGGACTACGGCCGCATCAAGCGGCAGCAGCAGTTCCTCACCGCGCTGCTGCAGAAGGCGATGTCGCAGGGCGTCATCACCGACCCGACGCAGCTCACGAACTTCGTGACCGCGTTCGCCCGGGCCACCTTCGGCGACAACATCGGCGTCGACCAGATGCTGACGCTGGCCCAGTCGATGAAGGGCCTGGACACCAGCAAGCTGAAGTTCCTCACCGTCCCGACCGTCGGCGAGCCGAACACCCGCGGCAACGAGGTGCTCCTGGAGACCAGGTCCAAGGAGCTGTTCCAGGCCCTGATCGACAACACCCCCCTGCCCGGCACGCCCGAGTACGAGGCGGCGAAGGCGGCCGCGAGCGCGACCCAGACCCCGCCGTCGAGCTCGTCGAAGTCGTCCGGTTCGACCTCTTCGGACTCGTGA